A portion of the Mustela erminea isolate mMusErm1 chromosome 19, mMusErm1.Pri, whole genome shotgun sequence genome contains these proteins:
- the LOC116579020 gene encoding cytochrome b-245 light chain isoform X1, with the protein MGQIEWAMWANEQALASGLILIMGGVVATAGQFTKWYFGAYSIGAGVFVCLLEYPRGKRRKGSTMERCGQKYMTKVLKVFGPLTRNYYIRAFLHLGLSVPAGFLLATILGTACLAIASSIYLLAAVRGEQWVPIEPKPKERPQVGGTIKQPPSNPPPRPPAEARKKPGEEEAAGVAGVSGGPQENPVPVIDEVV; encoded by the exons ATGGGGCAGATCGAGTGGGCCATGTGGGCCAACGAACAGGCGCTGGCGTCCGGCCTGA TCCTCATCATGGGGGGCGTCGTGGCCACGGCCGGCCAGTTCACCAAGTGGTACTTCGGCGCGTACTCCAT TGGCGCAGGCGTGTTCGTCTGCCTGCTGGAGTACCCccgggggaagaggaggaaggggtccACCATGGAGAGATG TGGACAGAAGTACATGACCAAAGTGCTGAAGGTGTTCGGGCCTCTCACCAGGAACTACTACATCCGGGCCTTCCTGCACCTGGG gctgTCGGTACCTGCCGGCTTCCTGCTTGCCACCATCCTGGGGACGGCCTGCCTGGCCATTGCGAGCAGCATCTATCTGCTG GCGGCCGTCCGTGGAGAGCAGTGGGTCCCCATCGAGCCCAAGCCCAAGGAGCGGCCGCAAGTCGGGGGCACCATCAAGCAGCCGCCCAGcaaccccccgccccggcccccagccGAGGCCCGAAAGAAGCCTGGGGAAGAGGAGGCTGCAGGGGTGGCAGGGGTTTCCGGTGGCCCCCAGGAAAACCCGGTCCCGGTGATCGACGAGGTCGTGTGA
- the IL17C gene encoding LOW QUALITY PROTEIN: interleukin-17C (The sequence of the model RefSeq protein was modified relative to this genomic sequence to represent the inferred CDS: inserted 1 base in 1 codon), with amino-acid sequence MSPSCPXAPLARQIQPSPELLPGLLLLLWLPASPAHRGPQLLGGAHPHGTPRCYSAEELPLGQAPPHLLARAAKWEQTLPVALVASLEAEGRRRRHDRPPAGTQCPVLRPEEVLEADIHQRSISPWRYRVDTDESRYPQKLAFAQCLCRGCISAKTGRETAALNSVPLRQTLLVLRRRPCSRDAAGPPTPGAFSFHAEFIRVPVGCTCVLPRSAQ; translated from the exons ATGAGTCCAAGCTGTC GCGCGCCACTGGCCAGGCAGATACAGCCCAGTCCCGAG CTCCTTCCTGGCCTCTTGCTTCTGCTCTGGCTGCCCGCCAGCCCAGCCCACCGTGGCCCCCAGCTCTTGGGGGGAGCCCACCCCCACGGGACCCCACGCTGCTATTCAGCCGAGGAGCTGCCCCTGGGCCAGGCCCCGCCACACCTGCTGGCTCGAGCTGCCAAGTGGGAACAGACTCTGCCCGTAGCCCTGGTGGCCAGCCTGGAGGCGGAGGGCCGCAGAAGGCGGCATGACAGGCCCCCAGCTGGGACCCAGTGCCCGGTGCTGCGGCCTGAGGAGGTACTGGAAGCCGACATTCACCAGCGCTCCATCTCGCCCTGGAGATACCG CGTGGACACGGACGAGAGCCGCTACCCGCAGAAGCTGGCCTTCGCCCAGTGCCTGTGCCGGGGCTGCATCAGCGCCAAGACGGGCCGGGAGACGGCCGCGCTCAACTCCGTGCCGCTGCGGCAGACGCTGCTGGTGCTCCGGCGCCGGCCCTGCTCGCGCGATGCCGCGGGGCCGCCCACGCCCGGGGCCTTCTCTTTCCACGCGGAGTTCATCCGCGTGCCCGTGGGCTGCACCTGCGTCCTGCCCAGGTCGGCACAGTGA
- the LOC116579020 gene encoding cytochrome b-245 light chain isoform X2, with protein MGQIEWAMWANEQALASGLILIMGGVVATAGQFTKWYFGAYSIGAGVFVCLLEYPRGKRRKGSTMERWLSVPAGFLLATILGTACLAIASSIYLLAAVRGEQWVPIEPKPKERPQVGGTIKQPPSNPPPRPPAEARKKPGEEEAAGVAGVSGGPQENPVPVIDEVV; from the exons ATGGGGCAGATCGAGTGGGCCATGTGGGCCAACGAACAGGCGCTGGCGTCCGGCCTGA TCCTCATCATGGGGGGCGTCGTGGCCACGGCCGGCCAGTTCACCAAGTGGTACTTCGGCGCGTACTCCAT TGGCGCAGGCGTGTTCGTCTGCCTGCTGGAGTACCCccgggggaagaggaggaaggggtccACCATGGAGAGATG gctgTCGGTACCTGCCGGCTTCCTGCTTGCCACCATCCTGGGGACGGCCTGCCTGGCCATTGCGAGCAGCATCTATCTGCTG GCGGCCGTCCGTGGAGAGCAGTGGGTCCCCATCGAGCCCAAGCCCAAGGAGCGGCCGCAAGTCGGGGGCACCATCAAGCAGCCGCCCAGcaaccccccgccccggcccccagccGAGGCCCGAAAGAAGCCTGGGGAAGAGGAGGCTGCAGGGGTGGCAGGGGTTTCCGGTGGCCCCCAGGAAAACCCGGTCCCGGTGATCGACGAGGTCGTGTGA